One Mauremys mutica isolate MM-2020 ecotype Southern chromosome 9, ASM2049712v1, whole genome shotgun sequence DNA segment encodes these proteins:
- the LOC123378002 gene encoding C-C motif chemokine 20-like isoform X1 — MTNFISRSLILASLMGLLLLYLSGTSEAQNNQDCCLSYSKVRLPRGVIKGYTEQLSSEVCDISAIIFHTKNGMKACANPEDRWVKKHLLWLSHKLKKMSL; from the exons ATGACCAACTTCATCAGCAGAAGCTTGATCCTGGCTTCTTTGATGGGGCTGCTGCTATTGTACCTGTCTGGCACTTCTGAAG CACAAAACAACCAAGATTGCTGCCTCTCTTACTCCAAAGTACGGCTGCCTCGAGGAGTCATAAAGGGCTATACAGAACAGCTATCCAGTGAAGTGTGTGACATCAGTGCTATCAT TTTTCACACAAAGAATGGAATGAAAGCTTGTGCAAATCCAGAAGACCGCTGGGTGAAGAAGCATCTTCTTTGGCTGAG CCATAAACTCAAGAAGATGTCACTGTAA
- the LOC123378002 gene encoding C-C motif chemokine 20-like isoform X2, translating into MGLLLLYLSGTSEAQNNQDCCLSYSKVRLPRGVIKGYTEQLSSEVCDISAIIFHTKNGMKACANPEDRWVKKHLLWLSHKLKKMSL; encoded by the exons ATGGGGCTGCTGCTATTGTACCTGTCTGGCACTTCTGAAG CACAAAACAACCAAGATTGCTGCCTCTCTTACTCCAAAGTACGGCTGCCTCGAGGAGTCATAAAGGGCTATACAGAACAGCTATCCAGTGAAGTGTGTGACATCAGTGCTATCAT TTTTCACACAAAGAATGGAATGAAAGCTTGTGCAAATCCAGAAGACCGCTGGGTGAAGAAGCATCTTCTTTGGCTGAG CCATAAACTCAAGAAGATGTCACTGTAA